The segment taaGAAATTTTACGAATTGATTGTGTCAACTAATTTAGGTAATTGAGAAGAGACTTGAGAGAATTCGCTACCCTAAGTGTTGAATTCCGCAAAAATTTGGCATTGGCGGTACCGAATTAGGgggaagagaggagagaaactTCGATAAAAATTTGTCTAATTAGCTATTGTAAAAATTGCTGTGTTTATAATATTCCTCACGCaattaatatctttaaaaaagaaagacttgCTTTTTATAGtggaagacttttttttttctttttctttttttttctttttttgtagtggAAGACTATGCAAAAGGGTTTATGTTTTGTGACTAGTGAGAAAGATGATTGTGGTTGCTTTTTGTAGTCTAAACTCTATGAACATAAATCATGAattgattagaaaattttgaatgctTTCGATaagacaaaattattattattttttacttttttagtgGAAGACaagccttttgttttgttttattttgaataaaaaaattataaaaaatgtttgGCCTCAAggaaggaaaaatgagagatTTAAACTAATATCCTTCTTATTTTATCGAGCATACTCCCCATCAACTGTGTTAGACAatgccaaaaaataattttttttttttttgacaaaacaaaataataaacttttattttacaaaaaaatgaaaaacacaaCTTTTTAGAGTGGAAGACTTTAGGAGactcactttttttattatttattttatgttaaacatgctatatatttttattttattttatcaatttattcaTCATCACATGAATCCCAAgggttaaaaataaataaaaaactgatcGGCACAAGACTGTCGTCAGTCACCTATAAATTAGCATCCAAAgtttagtgtaatttttttatgagtaaGCCTTGCACTTGTAgctaataatataataataatttgatgatGAAGGTTTCCTTAAGacccatttcattcctttttcttGCATTTCCCTTTATTCCTAACTACTTCTTCTTCTGCATCGGACTCTCTGAGGTTCGTTGTATCGATACCGAGTGACACGCTCTTCTCAAGTTCAAGCAAGACCTTGTTGATCTTTCCAACCGGCTTGCCTCTTGGACTGCCCATGGGGATTTTTGTCTATGGGAGGGTGTTGTCTGCCATAACCTCATTGCCAAATCGATTTAAACCAAAACAACttaagtaaaaaaatcaaaaatactCCATGCATAAACTAATTGACAATTTGACACTGAACCATTTTAACcagactttttattattattattattttgcttagGGACTCATACTTACCAAAATTTCAAGCTGTCAACAAAGAAAACCCAATTTACACGATATTAGATTTCGATGTCTCCTATTGTTTGTTGTCAAGATTCTAAGGCCTCACAAtcaagttttaattttcttgaaagaCACTTTCTAGAAAAATCGAGACAAACAAAAATGCTATTATTAGCATGGAAAAGTAGGTACTAAAGAAACAATTTTCTAAATTGAGAAATTATGCCCAACGTTTGGATTACGCGAATCCCAAGACTCTggacaataaaaacaaaatctccAAAACTCTCTTTTCAAGACTTTGGAGGTTTAAAGTctttgaattataaatttataatttcttaaaataaaataaaaaaaatgtagtaaaaTGAATTTATCACCATTTGAATAATAACGAATTCAGAAATattgttttgtattttgattttgatcacAATGGTGGCAGCATAGTAGCCCCATTATAGTTAGGAGCCAGTCTAATTTGGGTTTTCAAATGGAGACTCAAAGTTTTGGATATTTTGTTTAACCtctattttatcttttcttttgcaaagaaaaaatagtcataattttgtaattactaTAAGACCAATTGTCACTATTACGTCTTGCAAGTTGGAGGACTCTCTTTCATATCATTTGgattttaaatgattttaaatatatacaagTCCTAAACCATCAAGCTCAACTCTTCGTCCAATTCTTTATGAAGAACATTTCCTGGAAAGCATTGAGTTGGAAATATAGAAAACATGTCATCAATCAACTATAAAGTTCCAAAAAAATGGCATTTGAAACAATTCAGATTAATTAGAACAATATAAAATTTCTAGGCATCTATAAAGAAGTAAATTGAAAATCTATAGTATATGCTCCATGATATATAATTATCTATATTATAAATTGAAGTCTTAAAAGCTTATATAGCATGATCTTATGTGTTTAGCCAAAAGTCAAACaacttcagttttatatatattatcaattgtAAATTTCCTTAACATTTACATTTCCTCACTCTTGAATTTCAATCTATAGTATTCGTTCTatgataattattctttatcaaTAGGCCAAGATACCCATTGGTTTTTTGTGTAAGCGGGGtttaaaccccaaatctcttattcaacaacaaaaatttttaccAATTAAGGCTAACTGAAATTCACAACTGGTACTGTATTTATACTTAAAAATTCATCAATTCAATTTTGGCGTAAATGCTCTTtttgtccctacattttggggtcatttctattttggtccctacattttcattttactacttttagtccctaaaccaattagcGCGTCATATCCGTCCTTGCCGTCAGCCAACTAATAGAAAAAGCTGACGTAGTTGATTgcactattaaaataataataaaaaattattttggcattaaaaaatgccacatcaacatttaaattaaaaattaattttaattaaataaaaaaaattaaaaacagaattaaaaacaaaaaataacatgaaTTGAGATTTAAGAGTGCCTTaaacaagaacaataagaacaaaaatcggccaaaatggccaaatagcCATAAAATTGTAAGTATATAGTTAGTAGGCTTAGTTTGCAAACATTATAATTttctagcatctcgagtctaaaagactcgattttggtctataaatcgagtcttagagactcgattttcattgTCTAATCATTTCCGATGTGGCATTATTTTCCACGTGGTTACAcaaaaatcgagtctctaagactcgattttcaaatCTTATATAGCCCAACAGAACCCAGATCTGATCCAGAAGAactcagagaaaaaaaaaaaaaaaaaaaaaccagaaacagaTGGAGAAGAACCCAGGCCGCACGGCGGACCGCGCTGCCTGGCCTGGGTCGCGCACCTGCGAGCGCGGCCTGGCCTGGGTCCCGCACCGGCGCACGCGGCCTGGCCTGGGTCGCGTGGCAGATCCAGAAGAAcccataagaaaaaaaaaatccagaaagAGATGGAGAAGAACCCAGGCCGCACGACGGACCGCGTGGCCTGGCCTGGGTCGCGCGCGCAGGTGCGCGACCCAGGCCAGGTCGAGCACGCCGGTGCGCGACCCAGGCCAGGCAGCGCGGTCCGCCGTGCGGCCTGGGTTCTTCTCTGACTGATCTAGGTTCTTCTGTTCTgggttcttctctctttctctttctgtttttttttttttttttttctctgggttcTTGATATGTTCTGGGCAGATCtgattctttctcttttgatcTGATTGCTATGCTTTTGGATTTCCAACTAGGAAAATAATACCAGATCAGAggatgaaaatcgagtttttaagagTCGATTTATAgaccaaaatcgagtcttttagactcgagatgctagaaAATTATAATGTTTGCAAACTAAACCTACTAACTATATACTTACAATTTTATGgctatttggccattttggccacaaaaatccaaatttaagaataagaagaaaattttcctttatttgacttttttttttcttagaaaacaaacacaagattaagcaagaacaaattcagatctaagaacacaaacccaaaaattaaaatccaaaaattaaaaaatttcaaaattaccattttctcaaacccagcaaaatcatcaaatacCAAAGCACCAAACtaccaaatcaatccaaaaaaatacaacacaaccaATCCagacaaaaaaaatctcaaacttagAAAAACCCATCTCTGAACCCAGCAAACCCACCTCACTCTCAAAAACCCaaactaaaaataacaaaaacaaaacataaaaatcaaaatcaaaacactgACTCTAAAACACTATGAAGATTTTTCTAATTCTCTCATTAGCTTCAATCATCTGCTTTTCTCTAAGCAATTCCATTGAAGACGATGTGATGTGCTTGCAAGGCGTGAAGAACTCTCTCTTCGACTCGGCCAACAAATTGAGTTCATGGACCTTCACGAACTCGTCCATCGCTTCAATCTGCAAGCTCCAAGGAGTTGTGTGCTGGAACGAGAAGAAGAACCAGCTCATCAGCCTTCAGCTTCCGACGGTGCAGCTTTCCGGCGAGGTTCCAGAGAGTTTGAAGTATTGCCGAAGCCTCTAAACCTTATATCTCTCCAACAACTCCATCTCCGGTCCAATCCCTTCTCAAATTTGTAACTGGTTGCCACGGTCCAATCCCTTCGTGATCCCCTAGATCTGGGGTTTGTGGACCCATTTTtgctctttgattttttgtagTTCAGTTTCATAGATCTGGGGTTTGTGGACTCATTTTTGCTATTTGATTTTCTGCAGGTTTGGATTGTGGTTTCTGTactttgggtttttgattttctctaagttGACTTCTCGTGCCTGCATTTTGCTTTCTATGTTCTTTTCGGGTTTGTGTCAATCTTCATTTTCCTGTGTTTGCTTTTGTTCATGCTCTTTGATTTGGTGatgttcatgttttttttttttccctataggtttgatgttcatgttcttttattttgggtttgctCTTTAATTCTGGATTTGATGTCATTGCTgggtttatttcttgattttaagAAGAACATTGAAGAACAAGTTCTTATGTTCTCATGTTCTTAGATCTAacttcatgtaattttttttatttaattaaaattaatttaaatgctgatgtggaattttttaatgccaacataatttttattattattattttaatagtgtCGTCAGCTACGTCagctttttctgttagttggCTGACGACAAGGATTGATATGacacgcgttaattggtttagggactaaaagtggtaaagtgaaaatgtagggaccaaaataaaaatgaccccaaaatatagggatgaaaaaagcATTTACAccttcaattttaattaaaataattaaagtcTTTGAcctatcaataataataataataataataaagcattAATGGGAATATATTTGGTACGAGTAAGAAACTGCATTTCTAAGAAACTTTTGTCTAGAGAAAGATTTCAAAAACATTGGAGATGGTAATTGATAaggaatatttatttattttatgcatCATCAGACATTAATGtcccaaaaattttaagatttaaacACTTGCACAttcataattattttgttggttttcTCGATGATAAAATTGTTATTGTGCCCTTTCCATTCGAGCTAAGTTCATTATGCTCAAACTTTGCATAATTTAATTATACATTTTGAGAAGATACTAGTAAGTAATATTTTGCATACAGATacaatatcattaaaaattgtttttctatattccattaaaatttattgCTCCCACCCATCCCCAAAAAAACTCGATTTAATGATTCatgaatttttataaaagttacGAGTAATGACAATTAACATTGACCAATGAAATTTCCATATTGGCAGGTAAGCaaattgatatgatataatataatgtGGCCATATCAACATAAAAATGGAGGGTCCTACTACTTATTAGTACTTACAAAATTCAGTCAATGCTCAACTACGACTAGTCATAGACCTGGTAGTGGTTGGAGATAATGATGCGTAGAATTTTAAGcgtaaaacaaaacaaaaggcaaacaGTCTAAAGAAAGAGAGCTGAAAGAAACTGATTTGCACTAGACCCTCCTCATCGTCACTCTCCTATAAATTACCCACCAATTAGTATTATTGTTCTCACAACTATCTATCTACTTCTAATTTTAATCATCTCATCTCATAATGGGGGCTTCCTTCAGACCCGTTtcattccttttccttttccttgcctttctctttcttcctaacttcttcttcttcttctgcacTGGACTTTCTGAGCTTCGTTGCATCGATACCGAGCGACTGGCTCTTCTCAACTTCAAGCAACATCTTATTGATCATTCAAACCGGCTCTCCTCTTGGACTGCCCATGGGGATTGTTGTCTATGGGAGGGTGTTGTCTGCCACAACCACACTGCTCATGTCCATGAACTCCATCTCAGAACCTCTTATCCTGAAGGTGATTTTTCCACTGATGAACAATATGAAGCCTATGAGCAATCAAAGTTTGGTGGTAAGCTAAATCCTTCTTTGCTTGATTTGAAGCATTTGAATTACTTTGATCTCAGCTTCAATAATTTCTTTGCTTCTCCTATTCCCTTATTTCTCGGTTCAATGAAGAGTTTAACATCTCTTAATCTCTCAAATGCGGGATTTGTGGGACTCATACCTCATCAACTTggaaatctctccaatttgctCTATCTCAATCTCGAACAAGGTTATAGTCTTTTTCCTGGTTTATATGTGAATAACCTTGAATGGCTTTCTGGTCTTCCTTTGCTGCAACATCTCGATATGAGTTTTGTAAATCTTAGCAAAGCCTCTGATTGGCTACAACTCACAAACACACTCCCTTCCTTGATTGACTTGCGGTTGTCATATTGCAATCTTGGTTCCATTCCACCGACATCCAGTGTTAACTTCTCATCTCTCCTTACCCTCGATCTTTCAGAGAACTATTTTGAAAACACTTTGATCCCATCATGGATCTTTGGTCTTCATAATCTTGTTTCTCTTCATCTATCTTACAATAACTTTCATGGTCTAATCCCTGTTGATCTCCAAAACATGACTTCTCTTAGTCACCTCGATCTATCTGTAAACTATTTCAACTCTTCAATTCCCAATTGGTTGTATAGTTTTAATCGTCTTGAGTTTCTCAACCTTGCCAACAATTATTTGCAGGGGACAATTTCCAATGCCATTGGAAACCTAACATCTGCCATTAGTATTGACTTGTCATACAATGAACTTGGAGGAAAGTTGCCAAGATCGTTGGGTAATCTCTGTAACTTAAGGGAAATCAGATTGTCATCCAACAAATGGAGTCAAGAGATATCTGAAATCTTAGAAAGTTTATCAGGGTGTCTTTCAGATAGACTAGAGATCTTAGACTTAAGCACTTCTCATCTTCATGGTCATTTGACGGATGAACTTGGGGTATTTAAAAATCTagtcaaacttttttttgaggatAATTCAATCTCAGGTCCAATTCCAGTGTCTTTAGGAAATCTTTCATCTTTGACATACCTGGATTTTTGGAAGAATTCAATTTCGGGTCCATTTCCAGTGTCTTTTGGAAATCTTCAATCTTTGATATACTTGGATCTTTCCTCTAATCAATTCAATGGAACTCTCCCTCAAAGTGTTGGACAGCTTTCCAAACTTGAGACTTTATTTATTGATTCTAATATGTTGAAAGGTGTTGTGTCCGAAGTTCATTTTTCCAATTTAACCAGTTTGAGGACGCTTTCTGCAGGAGGAAACCAACTGATTTTAAAAGTAAGTCAAAATTGGATTCCTccttttcagcttgaatctttATACTTGCCATTATGGAATATAGGGCCAAAATTTCCCCAATGGCTTTGTTCACAAAGGCGTATTCTGTCTTTAGACATTTCTTACACACAGATTTCAGATACAGCTCCTCCATCATTTTGGAACTTGTCTTCACAATTCCAATATCTAAATCTCTCCCACAATCTAATCAATGGAGAAATTCCAAACAGTCCCATGATTTTGTCTGCTTCAGTGATTGATTTAAGTTCAAACAATTTCGAAGGTCCGTTACCTTCTATATCCTCTAATGTGTATGTGCTAGATCTTTCTAACAATTCATTCTCCAGATctatttctcactttttttgttttagagtGAATGAGACAAAAAACATAGGATATCTCAATCttgaaaaaaatcttttatcgGGAATGATACCCGATTGTTTGATGAATTGGATCAACTTGGTGGTCTTGAATTTGGGGAACAACAATTTCAGTGGCAGTATTCCAGCATCCATAGGATCTTTGACTATCCTTCATTCTTTACACCTATACAACAACACATTCTCTGGAAAATTACCATCAtctttgaaaaattgtgaaGAGTTGGTAATTATAGATGTTGCTGAAAATAGGTTTGTTGGAAACATACCTTCATGGATTGGGCATAGATGTACAAGCTTGATGGTTCTTAGCCTTCGCTCAAACTATTTCCATGGTTACATACCAAAAGAACTATGTGCTCTAACTTCACTCCAAATATTAGACCTTTCACATAATAAGCTATTTGGAAGCATACCTAGATGTGTTAATAATTTTAGAGCCATGGCcacaaataatatttcaaatgactTGAATTCTTATCGTATTATATCTGGTTATGGTCAATATCTTTCTCTTGAAAGTGCATTGCTAGTGATAAAGGGGAGCATTCGAGAGTATAACACCATTCTCCAACTGGTAAAAAGTATAGACTTTTCCAAGAACAATTTATCAGGAGAGATCCCCAAAGAAGTGACCAATCTTCAAGAATTACAATCATTGAATTTGTCATGTAATCTCTTGAATGGAAGTATACCTATGAATATAGGTACTATGGTACTATTGGAATCTGTTGATTTCTCTATGAACCATCTTTCAGGTAAAATTCCCTCAAGCATGTCAAGTTTGACATTTTTAAGTCATTTGAACTTGTCAAACAACAATTTGACGGGGAAAATCCCTTTAAGCACTCAGCTACAAAGCCTCACTGCGTCAAGTTTTATTGGAAATAATCTTTGTGGACCACCACTTATGGAGAATTGTACAGTAAATGGTGTAAAACCCAACAGTGAAAACACTAGGAGTAAAGATACTGATGGATTTGAAGTGGATTGGTTCTATATGAGCATGGCACTTGGATTTGTGGTTGGGTTTTGGGGTGTATGTAGTTCTTTACTATTGTACAAGCCATGGAGAATAATGTACTTTCAATTCCTAGATCAAGTAGGGTATAAGCTTAAGAGCATTGTTTCATTGTAAGTAAATGTTTTAAGATTCTTAATAGTATGCAACTGTCATTTGATCATGTTAATCAATATTTTGATGATTTCTATAGAATCTTTGTGTTGGTTAATACTTATATTATTAGTTAAATCACTTTGTTGGCATATATGAATATGGTGTGTCTTCCTATGAATGTCAAAGGCAATCCGATTTCTAGTTTCATTTAATCCTTGTGGATtagaagtttaaaaaaattttaggtcATACAAACAACTGATTCATTAAATGCAGTGTACTATAACTTAAAGTGATAACAAGTCTTTGTTTTGTGTACtttgaaattaaaagattatATATTACCCCCATAGACGAGCTAAGGGTTCATCTAGCTATAAATTATAATAGCTCTCTTTAAAATCTCTTAATAGTGATCACTTTGTAAACTCTAATCGAAAGACATCAAGATTGTGTATGACTACGCCAACCATACATGTTGTTTGTAACTAATTCCAAGGCTATCCATTGGATCCCTTCCAACTCGTTTCTAAGAAGGAAGTCTAGGGTGCAAAAGAGTGGGTCTCTAAAGTCTACTTCTCCCCTACCAAATTTGGCCTTCAACGTTTGAGGAGAATATTCTCAGagttattttcttaaatctcaaagaaataaataaattgccttggattctgattttcaagtttttctacctttatttttcttgaaatgtTCATTAAATGTACACAATATTTTGATACAATAGTAAGTTTACTGCTacacttttgttttcttgtcttCCAGCTAATAGTTAATTTTCTTCAGAATAACATAGTCTTTCAGCAGTGCTTTCCTTTAGTTTTGAGATATTTAAAACTAGATGATTCATTTATTTAGAGAGATGGTATTCATATAATATCATGTCACGCTTGCAGAGGAGCAATAGTGAAAAGGAACTGTAAGGGAATCTGGACACTTACTAGCTATTTGGCATATGggagttttataaatttttagacTCCTGTCTAGGTGGACAGTTTCTCAAACATCATACAGAAGATGGGAATGGTACTTAATTATCTTTGGCTAGATTATTGGCATATTGTGggtcctcttttttttatttattattttatgatgtGATGAAATGGTATATtcattgaagaaacaaagcagAACACAAAACAGGGAAGAGACAAAATTGGCATATTGTGGGTGCCAAAAGTTGGCAGTTAGCAATGTTTGAGGCtctggtattttttttttttttttgataagtaggcTCTGGTTTATATTCAAGGCAGGTATACTAAAGTGAACATTGATAAGAATACAGAAGAAAATGTCACTTTGGAACTTATAAAATCTGGAATATTCAAATTTGGAGTGTTATTGGAGTTACTCTACCAAAATTTGAGTAATGCAAGCTTATCTAATTTTCTAAATCTATTTGCAAGCATAGTTTCATTGCTTGACTAGCTATTAAGAATAGATTATCCACTAGGGATTGGTGGCTGCAATGGGATTACCAAGATGGTGTACTTCATTGCATTTTTAGAAGATGGAGAAACTAGAGATATTAAAACATATTTGGGTGTAACTATTAGGATTTGTTCCATTCCTAGAAGACATGGTACTTGGTATGCAGAGTTAGCTTGGTCAGTTGGAGTTCTTAAAGGCAAAAGaactttgttgttctcattctTAAAGTTGTTTGGATTGCTCATTTATATCACAGTTGGATGGAGAAAACACCCACTGGCATGGTAACAATCTAAAGATGAAGAAACTATCTTAAAGATTATTGTCTTAAAGGTTAGACGCAGATGGCATCAAGCAGGCATATCGAGGATTCAGCTAGAAACAAAGGTTAGATGGAGACTGTATTTGATTCTTAAGTCTTAGCAGTTGGGTTAGTATATCTTCCGTTTGCTTTTGATGATATGTTGACCTGTTATTTGTAgtattttatcctttttttttttatagggatCTCTGTATGGTTTTAGTTCTTTGGTAATTTGCTTGTCTTAATACTGCTGTAATTGTTTCGAAGGAATAAATTCTCATTcatctaaaaaaacaaaaatgtaataTGAAAGCATGTCTTGTAACCTGAATTGAAGTACGAAAATGAGCACGAAACTTGCCACCTACAAGTCAATTCAATAGTGTCCTGTGGCATGCTTTCTCCCAATTATAAGAAAGCTTGTAGTTAATGAACTTTGAAGGTCCTATTTAGATTCCTCAGAGAAGTATGAACCTAGCATACATGAAAATCATACCACAAACAGGAAACCACTTCTTTCTATGTTGATATTTAAATGATCACCATGGTTAATTACTTGAGAAAATAAACAAAggcaaaaataattatttctcagCTAAGCATTGATTGCTTGTTTTGGCTAAAAGCCTATTTAGTCATAAGCGTATGCTGTAGCCTGCCATGAATGTGTTAAGTTTCCTTTTAACATAATACTTCCTTAATTATTGCTGCATGTTGTCTATATCTTTCATAATTCTTGTGCTTCTCTTGCATTAGTTTTCTTTGTAAATATCCTACAACTCCAACTTATGCAAtgagaaggagaaaaaaaagccCTTCTAAGTGTCAAAGGTCTTACAAATCCTTCAAAATTGCTTGTCTTTGTCTGTTCAAGAAGATTTCTGTAGGTGGACAGTGACAATGTAAGTGCAAATGGAATTTCATATTATGCTGATGGATATAGATTTCCATTAGATGGAAAGATAACCCTTCATTACTCAAGCTAGAACTACTAAATTACTTTCAGTTTAATAATTGTACTGGTAAGGGCATTCCAAGCTAGTATTTTGGTTACTTTAGAGACTTTGATATCTTGACCTCTGCTTAGTAGGATTTGGAGTTTTTATTCCtcaacaactaaaaaaaaatctatcacatctttattttcttaatctATAAGGAAATGATCTTGATGTGAAATTCAGTAAAATTTGAGTCTTTTAGCTGAGAGCTTCACCCAAGAATAAGAgccaaacataattttgatagatttatgagaaaaatagagataaagatATGAGATATGGGTTAGAGTTTTAAGTGATGAGAAATGAATATTGAGaactgatttttgagttatctCTAAACCAAACACAGCCCTCACATCTAGGACTCAATCCCTCCTATTTACCTTTAACAAAATATCCGTGCACAGCAACCACTACAACATTATTACGCCTTTCCTCATTAAACTGTCTGTGAAACTGCTCAAAGTTTCCTGCCTTAAATTGCTTCTCTTATTGTGCTGAGGAATCTCAAAAAATTGATGTGTAATGTCTGCAACATCAAGGTTCAAGGACaggattatgattttttttttaaataaacagaACAGGATTACGATTATTACTACAACAATAGGAacaattatcattattattggGACCAATGAAAACTAGTACATTTCTATTAGTGTCTAAGCCAGCATTTCATGAACATCGAGTAGGTGATTAATGTAAGCTTTTGTATGGTTCTAGCATGTATAGCAGCTACAGCCTTCAACTATTGGTGAAATATCTTTCCTGAACCAAAATGGTAAATTATGAATTTCGAAACAATGGAATTGTCATTCCAAATATCCATTTATCTCGAAATTACTATGGGAACAAACACAAGAAGTACATGAAAGTATGAAACTGGAAAATGACATGAATCGAGCAAAAAATATGCCATCACTCACAATTCAAGCTATAGTattaatgtgaaaattttggtCAATGGCTACAAAACATTAGACAAGTAAGAACTTAAATTGAACATGATGTTAGAAAATCATTtatgttatattatattatattatataataaaagtatgGTCTTAGAAACCATAGTTTTGACAAGTGGATACCTTTTCCTTAcatatgaattttaattaatttgttcatTGTAGGACATGCACTATAATGAGAATTGATGGAAATAAGTACTCATAGATACTACTAAAAAAGGATTATTTAGTCATACATGAGgaagaaattattatttggcTGATATTTGGAGTCTCATACAAATTTCATCAAATCTCTTAAGTTCCACATATAAGATGGAACTTTGGTATAATGATCGAAATTTTGAATCCTGCCACCAGAAGGCTAGGATCAACAATTTTGCAAATGTTcaagtaataattttttgatcATATATTTGTTTGAGATAGAAAGAGAGATAATCATCTCCCTCAATTTATTTCTTAATCCTTAGAAAAGATGTAAGAGTCAAGACCATTAttactttcaataaaattatagacttttttattttattttaataggaGTGA is part of the Quercus robur chromosome 9, dhQueRobu3.1, whole genome shotgun sequence genome and harbors:
- the LOC126698693 gene encoding receptor-like protein EIX2; the encoded protein is MGASFRPVSFLFLFLAFLFLPNFFFFFCTGLSELRCIDTERLALLNFKQHLIDHSNRLSSWTAHGDCCLWEGVVCHNHTAHVHELHLRTSYPEGDFSTDEQYEAYEQSKFGGFVGLIPHQLGNLSNLLYLNLEQGYSLFPGLYVNNLEWLSGLPLLQHLDMSFVNLSKASDWLQLTNTLPSLIDLRLSYCNLGSIPPTSSVNFSSLLTLDLSENYFENTLIPSWIFGLHNLVSLHLSYNNFHGLIPVDLQNMTSLSHLDLSVNYFNSSIPNWLYSFNRLEFLNLANNYLQGTISNAIGNLTSAISIDLSYNELGGKLPRSLGNLCNLREIRLSSNKWSQEISEILESLSGCLSDRLEILDLSTSHLHGHLTDELGVFKNLVKLFFEDNSISGPIPVSLGNLSSLTYLDFWKNSISGPFPVSFGNLQSLIYLDLSSNQFNGTLPQSVGQLSKLETLFIDSNMLKGVVSEVHFSNLTSLRTLSAGGNQLILKVSQNWIPPFQLESLYLPLWNIGPKFPQWLCSQRRILSLDISYTQISDTAPPSFWNLSSQFQYLNLSHNLINGEIPNSPMILSASVIDLSSNNFEGPLPSISSNVYVLDLSNNSFSRSISHFFCFRVNETKNIGYLNLEKNLLSGMIPDCLMNWINLVVLNLGNNNFSGSIPASIGSLTILHSLHLYNNTFSGKLPSSLKNCEELVIIDVAENRFVGNIPSWIGHRCTSLMVLSLRSNYFHGYIPKELCALTSLQILDLSHNKLFGSIPRCVNNFRAMATNNISNDLNSYRIISGYGQYLSLESALLVIKGSIREYNTILQLVKSIDFSKNNLSGEIPKEVTNLQELQSLNLSCNLLNGSIPMNIGTMVLLESVDFSMNHLSGKIPSSMSSLTFLSHLNLSNNNLTGKIPLSTQLQSLTASSFIGNNLCGPPLMENCTVNGVKPNSENTRSKDTDGFEVDWFYMSMALGFVVGFWGVCSSLLLYKPWRIMYFQFLDQVGYKLKSIVSL